From Dioscorea cayenensis subsp. rotundata cultivar TDr96_F1 chromosome 13, TDr96_F1_v2_PseudoChromosome.rev07_lg8_w22 25.fasta, whole genome shotgun sequence, the proteins below share one genomic window:
- the LOC120274736 gene encoding uncharacterized protein LOC120274736 has product MGEVVADKEHKDGSRRSSTGKAIPRGSASPARSDEKPIPHYLMPSTNSCHDFCKYGHKHAFEGDEKHPIRSNVLGHNRSPIHDQNPMKIPTVRERIKERGNKLKAQSKLNSKFPDKPKVGEKLAMSPTWDIGSSEEASEQESLKDTQAIGLPSIYRRTYVKSKVVEQKDVTAGNANYDSEESREINVIKKKMTPVKKLNATTRPVLVKQKSRSFVRIPSLSSRTRSFRPKAPLSSDDIDESSEAEISSKPKTSSVKSASPGNSSEEVTYQKSVEKPKMIQVKELKPLTASVSKPRQYIKRIASVKKRGVGKATIDTKKIKEKPSAPILESTSQDVEDKAKLRRTKTVHLEDDSASSYKLKFKGGKVIDLPPESSAPVKLRFSRGRVVENSNNSVGAMWRRSFSRKSSRRRGLAGVVYNDPNTGAQVVVLRHQDVQQKDDQGLFNNVIEETATKLVKSRKSKVKALVGAFETVISSIRGPK; this is encoded by the coding sequence ATGGGTGAAGTGGTAGCTGACAAGGAGCATAAAGATGGGTCAAGGAGAAGCTCAACTGGAAAAGCAATTCCAAGAGGTTCAGCCTCGCCGGCAAGAAGTGATGAAAAGCCGATACCTCACTACCTTATGCCATCTACTAATTCATGTCATGATTTTTGCAAGTATGGACATAAACATGCATTTGAAGGTGATGAGAAGCATCCCATTCGGTCCAATGTTTTGGGACATAATAGAAGTCCAATACATGATCAAAATCCAATGAAAATTCCGACTGTTCGAGAGAGAATCAAGGAAAGAGGAAATAAGTTGAAGGCACAATCTAAGTTGAATTCTAAGTTTCCTGACAAACCGAAAGTCGGAGAAAAGCTTGCTATGTCGCCTACATGGGACATTGGATCTTCTGAAGAGGCTAGTGAACAGGAAAGCCTTAAGGACACACAAGCGATTGGTTTGCCGAGTATTTATCGAAGAACTTATGTGAAATCCAAAGTTGTTGAGCAGAAGGATGTAACAGCTGGCAATGCTAACTATGATTCTGAGGAGAGTCGCGAGATCAATGttatcaagaagaagatgactCCTGTCAAGAAACTTAATGCAACTACTAGGCCTGTTTTGGTGAAGCAAAAGTCCCGATCGTTTGTGAGGATACCTTCTTTATCTTCTCGAACTCGAAGTTTCAGGCCTAAAGCTCCTCTGTCTTCTGACGATATTGATGAGTCTTCTGAAGCTGAAATCTCTTCGAAGCCGAAGACTTCATCAGTTAAGTCTGCATCTCCTGGAAATTCTTCTGAGGAGGTTACTTATCAGAAGAGTGTAGAGAAGCCGAAGATGATTCAAGTGAAAGAATTGAAGCCATTGACAGCTTCAGTTTCAAAGCCAAGGCAATATATCAAGCGTATTGCTTCAGTGAAGAAGCGAGGTGTTGGAAAAGCTACCATTGATaccaaaaaaatcaaggaaaaaccTTCAGCACCTATTCTAGAGTCAACTTCTCAAGATGTAGAAGATAAGGCCAAGCTGAGAAGAACTAAAACAGTACACCTAGAAGATGATTCTGCTTCATcttacaaattgaagttcaaaggCGGAAAGGTGATCGACCTTCCACCAGAGAGTAGTGCACCGGTAAAGCTCAGGTTTAGCAGAGGAAGAGTTGTCGAGAACTCAAACAACAGTGTTGGGGCGATGTGGAGAAGAAGCTTTAGTCGGAAGAGTAGCAGGAGAAGAGGATTGGCCGGAGTAGTATATAACGATCCCAATACTGGAGCTCAAGTTGTTGTTTTAAGACACCAAGATGTTCAGCAGAAAGATGATCAAGGCCTGTTCAACAATGTGATTGAAGAAACTGCTACTAAGCTTGTAAAGTCAAGAAAGAGCAAGGTGAAGGCATTAGTAGGTGCTTTCGAGACTGTCATCTCTTCGATCAGAGGACCTAAATAG
- the LOC120274738 gene encoding remorin 1.4-like codes for MDSFLKQMKTRISGGEDNYNYKKRRKKKAVSFKEDKKKSPNWFKMNAGDASDSEFATTVAAAAYAITTLEEERSMDRQNSIEGLQEPSLSKMKSKKEETVIKPTNEPSLLARWLSGKDIKDGSKPVGESSMKVSETKLPSMKKTPTFSDNYLNEPGPNVDDSGRNKKPGTSASMNVKPVSKVSSKLGTKASEWQKAELDKIQKRYEKMTATILEWENEKKIKAKRKLDQKESTLEARRARALQEYRNEMSRIDQIAGGARGVAEEKRRNEELKTIEKAKSIQTTGRTPHSFLCF; via the exons aTGGATTCTTTTCTCAAACAAATGAA AACAAGGATTTCTGGTGGAgaagataattataattataaaaagagaaggaaaaagaaagcaGTGTCATTCAAAGAAG ATAAAAAGAAGTCACCAAATTGGTTCAAGATGAATGCCGGAGATGCTAGTGATAGTGAGTTTGCGACGACAGTTGCAGCGGCGGCTTATGCAATTACAACTCTCGAAGAAGAACGGTCGATGGACCGACAGAATTCGATTGAAGGATTGCAGGAACCATCTTTGAGTAaaatgaagagtaaaaaggaagagaCAGTGATTAAGCCGACAAATGAGCCGAGTTTGTTAGCCAGATGGCTGAGTGGAAAGGATATAAAAGATGGTTCTAAACCAGTTG GTGAAAGTTCTATGAAGGTTTCTGAAACCAAACTTCCTTCAATGAAGAAGACTCCGACGTTTTCTGATAATTATCTGAATGAACCGGGACCGAATGTAGATGATAGTGGCAGAAATAAGAAGCCTGGGACTAGTGCTTCGATGAATGTGAAACCAGTGAGTAAGGTCTCTAGTAAACTTGGAACAAAAGCAAGTGAATGGCAGAAAGCAGAGCTggataaaattcagaaaag GTATGAGAAGATGACTGCAACAATCTTGGAATGGGAGAATGAAAAGAAGATTAAAGCAAAGCGGAAATTGGACCAAAAAGAG AGCACGTTGGAAGCGAGAAGAGCGAGAGCATTACAAGAGTATCGGAATGAGATGTCAAGAATTGATCAAATTGCCGGAGGAGCAAGAGGAGTTgcagaagagaagagaaggaatGAGGAATTGAAAACAATTGAGAAGGCGAAGTCAATACAAACAACAGGAAGAACTCCACATTCATTTTTATGTTTCTGa